Proteins from a single region of Neodiprion virginianus isolate iyNeoVirg1 chromosome 4, iyNeoVirg1.1, whole genome shotgun sequence:
- the LOC124303461 gene encoding dimethyladenosine transferase 1, mitochondrial, which produces MTILRLPPLPTIRDLVKLYRLQARKQLSQNFLMDERLTDKIIKTAGRIKDGHILEVGPGPGGLTRSIMRKYPQRLIVVEKDNRFLPTLQLLQETFQNVNGEMEIIIGDILNVNLNLFPECEKKSWEDIPPRIHLIGNLPFSVSTHLIIVWLKAISEKSGPWAMGRTKMTLTFQKEVAERLVSEAYARDRCRLSVMAQTWTKPHLKFVIPGKAFVPQPDVDVGVVTFTPLVQPGTNHEFDLFEKVTRHMFSFRQKYVIKCIETLFPTSCQKELGMMMAKLAEIDPTTRPFMLEVAEIDRLCTAYKYLCEKHPGIESYNYRASNKLLAYRYTSDVRVEKVSANSM; this is translated from the exons ATGACCATTCTAAGATTACCTCCGTTGCCCACAATAAGAGATTTGGTTAAACTGTATCGCCTTCAAGCGCGTAAACAGTTGTCCCAAAACTTTTTAATGGACGAACGTCTCACAGATAAAATCATCAAAACAGCAGGTAGAATAAAAGATGGACATATATTGGAAGTCGGACCTGGACCAGGGGGATTGACGCGATCGATAATGAGAAAGTATCCACAGAGGTTAATAGTAGTTGAGAAAGACAATAGATTTTTGCCTACGTTGCAGCTACTCCAAGAAACATTTCAAAACGTCAATGGCGAAATGGAAATAATCATAGGAGATAtattgaatgtaaatttgaacttgTTTCCTgagtgtgagaaaaaaagctGGGAAGATATTCCACCAAGGATTCATTTGATCGGTAATCTACCATTCAGCGTATCGACTCATCTTATTATCGTCTGGCTTAAAGCTATTTCTGAGAAAAGTGGACCGTGGGCCATGGGAAGAACCAAAATGACACTCACCTTTCAAAAGGAAGTTGCTGAACGCCTCGTCTCAGAAGCATATGCTCGGGATCGCTGCAGATTGTCAGTCATGGCACAGACTTGGACCAAACCGCATCTAAAGTTTGTCATTCCCG GCAAAGCATTTGTTCCACAGCCTGACGTGGATGTCGGGGTTGTGACATTTACACCGCTGGTACAGCCTGGTACAAACCatgaatttgatttatttgaaaaagttaCCCGGCACATGTTCAGTTTTCGTCAGAAATACGTTATCAAATGTATAGA AACTCTGTTTCCGACCTCTTGTCAAAAGGAGCTTGGAATGATGATGGCAAAGCTGGCCGAAATTGACCCCACGACAAGACCGTTCATGCTTGAAGTCGCGGAAATAGATCGCCTCTGTACAGCGTACAAATACTTGTGTGAAAAGCATCCCGGCATAGAGTCTTACAATTACAGAGCTAGTAACAAATTATTAGCGTATCGTTATACATCTGACGTTAGAGTCGAGAAAGTTAGCGCCAATTCAATGTAG
- the LOC124303462 gene encoding cytochrome c oxidase assembly factor 3, mitochondrial, with protein sequence MADEQMPKIHEGKNFRKLTLVEQEYMRLIEERNLERVASLKRMQRNNRYTGLALGALVLGIYGYSMYAVRQENFLDDFEEPVKTTE encoded by the coding sequence ATGGCTGATGAGCAGATGCCAAAAATCCATGAAGGGAAAAACTTTCGTAAACTAACGCTTGTCGAACAAGAGTACATGCGACTTATAGAAGAGAGGAATCTTGAGAGAGTGGCCAGCTTGAAACGAATGCAAAGAAACAACAGATATACCGGTCTAGCGCTAGGAGCATTGGTTCTAGGAATATACGGGTACTCCATGTATGCAGTTCGCCAGGAAAATTTCCTTGATGATTTCGAAGAGCCAGTAAAAACGACAGAATAA
- the LOC124303459 gene encoding regulator of MON1-CCZ1 complex isoform X1 — MESSSSERNDDYYLELSPDPVRFESISPLTNVFFDDTNKQVFAVRSEGVIGVLVKGPEHNLNFRMEDKGPIISIKFSLDMNILAIQRTNTSVEFINYSSASGLDNVEYSQTCKGKNASILGFVWTHSNEILFVTDHGVELFLVVPEKRTVKALKSLSLGVNWFVFCPQSCLVLLSSGTIGNQMQALHITPGNLHKLTKFEMEAGATKPGKLAVSERDVALAVLYGTPSIIVLRHQPGINRSLGTAQVYVYTVHKMLTIKKSHILKLDTSGRFAINVIDNLIIVHHQATETSMIFDIKLPGVSDGTVMHHTSIAAPKPIRPYSLKVPGTTLLEQTSQPCLLYSPGWVVFQPNIIIDAKLGCLWFVKLRLESLVKLIPDKVLLVEFLMQRNDSKQVLMQVLKENVTQLPSSLLYMSTIFDKLNTVYRNHLENELQSQMGTPLQIGSKGVATVSENIKYKQIIDQSDMYTYILSKFPEDTTEPKMVVWILLEYIRSLADHDIPVQHYLHELVITTLVHRKAYYQLHQLLQYHVVADSKPLACLLLSLESLYPAAHQLALDMLKRLGNAHEEIMEVLLSKGHILPALRYVRSVGIIDQVSARKFLEAAKTSDDPKLFHSVYKFFENRNLRLHNTTAFTRGEHCQTYVQHFKYLFQGTDNGCNSDTNSNVSTMSSFG, encoded by the exons ATGGAATCATCAAGTAGTGAACGAAACGACGATTATTACCTCGAATTGTCGCCTGATCCCGTGAGATTCGAATCGATCAGCCCGTTGACAAATGTTTTCTTCGATGACACGAACAAGCAG GTATTCGCTGTTCGTTCAGAGGGCGTTATCGGGGTCCTGGTCAAGGGTCCCGAGcacaatttgaatttcagaatGGAAGACAAGGGTCCCATAATCTCAATCAAGTTCTCGCTCGACATGAACATCCTTGCTATACAACGGACTAATACTTCTGTCGAGTTCATCAATTACTCATCGGCCTCCGGATTGGACAATGTGGAATACTCGCAGACTTGTAAAGGAAAGAATGCCTCTATCTTAGGCTTCGTCTGGACACACagcaatgaaattttattcgtcaCAGATCACGGAGTGGAACTGTTTTTG GTTGTTCCAGAGAAGCGAACTGTCAAAGCACTGAAATCCCTCAGTTTGGGAGTCAATTGGTTTGTCTTCTGCCCTCAAAGCTGTCTCGTTCTCCTTTCGTCTGGTACCATCGGCAACCAAATGCAAGCGCTGCATATCACTCCTGGAAACTTGCACAAGCTCACCAAATTTGAAA TGGAGGCTGGAGCCACGAAACCTGGGAAGCTCGCAGTTTCGGAGAGAGATGTAGCGTTGGCAGTTCTTTACGGAACCCCATCAATAATTGTGCTGCGCCATCAACCAGGAATCAATCGAAGCCTTGGTACGGCTCAAGTCTACGTCTACACAGTGCATAA AATGCTCACGATAAAGAAGAGCCACATTTTAAAACTCGACACTAGTGGCCGATTCGCAATCAATGTTATCGACAATCTTATAATTGTGCATCACCAAGCAACCGAA ACTTCGATGATTTTTGACATTAAATTGCCGGGAGTGAGCGACGGCACTGTGATGCATCATACCAGTATAGCTGCACCCAAGCCGATAAGACCATACAGTTTGAAGGTCCCTGGCACGACTCTGCTAGAGCAAACGTCTCAGCCCTGTCTACTTT ATTCCCCTGGCTGGGTTGTTTTTCAACCAAATATAATAATCGATGCAAAATTAGGATGCCTTTG gttTGTTAAGCTGCGACTTGAATCGTTGGTAAAATTAATCCCCGACAAAGTACTGCTCGTTGAGTTTTTAATGCAACGAAATGATTCCAAGCAGGTTTTGATGCAAGTTCTGAAGGAAAATGTTACTCAGCTACCGTCAAGCTTGTTGTACATGTCAacgatttttgataaattgaacaCTGTTTATCGTAACCACCTCGAAAATGAGTTGCAAAGCCAA ATGGGAACGCCGCTGCAAATTGGGTCCAAAGGTGTCGCCACAGTGTCAGAAAACATTAAATacaaacaaataattgatcaaAGCGATATGTACACTTACATATTGTCAAAGTTTCCCGAGGACACGACAGAGCCAAAAATGGTGGTTTGGATACTGTTGGAATACATTAG gTCTCTGGCCGATCATGATATACCTGTTCAGCACTACCTCCATGAATTGGTAATCACGACTTTGGTTCACCGGAAGGCTTACTATCAGCTGCATCAGTTGCTACAGTATCACGTTGTCGCTGACTCAAAACCACTCGCCTGTCTTCTACTGTCTTTGGAAAGTCTCTATCCAGCTGCTCACCAACTTGCGCTAGATATGCTCAAGCGATTAGGAAATGCTCACGAAGAAATAATGGAAGTCTTGCTATCCAAAGGACACATATTACCGGCATTACG GTATGTCAGATCGGTTGGAATAATCGATCAGGTTTCTGCTCGCAAATTTTTGGAAGCAGCAAAGACCTCGGACGATCCTAAGTTGTTTCACTCCGTTTATAAATTCTTCGAAAATCGCAATTTGAGACTCCATAACACAACTGCTTTCACAAGAGGGGAACATTGTCAAACATATGTACAgcattttaaatatttattccaaGGAACTGACAACGGCTGTAATTCAGATACAAATTCAAATGTATCGACTATGTCATC GTTTGGCTGA
- the LOC124303459 gene encoding regulator of MON1-CCZ1 complex isoform X2 — protein sequence MEDKGPIISIKFSLDMNILAIQRTNTSVEFINYSSASGLDNVEYSQTCKGKNASILGFVWTHSNEILFVTDHGVELFLVVPEKRTVKALKSLSLGVNWFVFCPQSCLVLLSSGTIGNQMQALHITPGNLHKLTKFEMEAGATKPGKLAVSERDVALAVLYGTPSIIVLRHQPGINRSLGTAQVYVYTVHKMLTIKKSHILKLDTSGRFAINVIDNLIIVHHQATETSMIFDIKLPGVSDGTVMHHTSIAAPKPIRPYSLKVPGTTLLEQTSQPCLLYSPGWVVFQPNIIIDAKLGCLWFVKLRLESLVKLIPDKVLLVEFLMQRNDSKQVLMQVLKENVTQLPSSLLYMSTIFDKLNTVYRNHLENELQSQMGTPLQIGSKGVATVSENIKYKQIIDQSDMYTYILSKFPEDTTEPKMVVWILLEYIRSLADHDIPVQHYLHELVITTLVHRKAYYQLHQLLQYHVVADSKPLACLLLSLESLYPAAHQLALDMLKRLGNAHEEIMEVLLSKGHILPALRYVRSVGIIDQVSARKFLEAAKTSDDPKLFHSVYKFFENRNLRLHNTTAFTRGEHCQTYVQHFKYLFQGTDNGCNSDTNSNVSTMSSFG from the exons atGGAAGACAAGGGTCCCATAATCTCAATCAAGTTCTCGCTCGACATGAACATCCTTGCTATACAACGGACTAATACTTCTGTCGAGTTCATCAATTACTCATCGGCCTCCGGATTGGACAATGTGGAATACTCGCAGACTTGTAAAGGAAAGAATGCCTCTATCTTAGGCTTCGTCTGGACACACagcaatgaaattttattcgtcaCAGATCACGGAGTGGAACTGTTTTTG GTTGTTCCAGAGAAGCGAACTGTCAAAGCACTGAAATCCCTCAGTTTGGGAGTCAATTGGTTTGTCTTCTGCCCTCAAAGCTGTCTCGTTCTCCTTTCGTCTGGTACCATCGGCAACCAAATGCAAGCGCTGCATATCACTCCTGGAAACTTGCACAAGCTCACCAAATTTGAAA TGGAGGCTGGAGCCACGAAACCTGGGAAGCTCGCAGTTTCGGAGAGAGATGTAGCGTTGGCAGTTCTTTACGGAACCCCATCAATAATTGTGCTGCGCCATCAACCAGGAATCAATCGAAGCCTTGGTACGGCTCAAGTCTACGTCTACACAGTGCATAA AATGCTCACGATAAAGAAGAGCCACATTTTAAAACTCGACACTAGTGGCCGATTCGCAATCAATGTTATCGACAATCTTATAATTGTGCATCACCAAGCAACCGAA ACTTCGATGATTTTTGACATTAAATTGCCGGGAGTGAGCGACGGCACTGTGATGCATCATACCAGTATAGCTGCACCCAAGCCGATAAGACCATACAGTTTGAAGGTCCCTGGCACGACTCTGCTAGAGCAAACGTCTCAGCCCTGTCTACTTT ATTCCCCTGGCTGGGTTGTTTTTCAACCAAATATAATAATCGATGCAAAATTAGGATGCCTTTG gttTGTTAAGCTGCGACTTGAATCGTTGGTAAAATTAATCCCCGACAAAGTACTGCTCGTTGAGTTTTTAATGCAACGAAATGATTCCAAGCAGGTTTTGATGCAAGTTCTGAAGGAAAATGTTACTCAGCTACCGTCAAGCTTGTTGTACATGTCAacgatttttgataaattgaacaCTGTTTATCGTAACCACCTCGAAAATGAGTTGCAAAGCCAA ATGGGAACGCCGCTGCAAATTGGGTCCAAAGGTGTCGCCACAGTGTCAGAAAACATTAAATacaaacaaataattgatcaaAGCGATATGTACACTTACATATTGTCAAAGTTTCCCGAGGACACGACAGAGCCAAAAATGGTGGTTTGGATACTGTTGGAATACATTAG gTCTCTGGCCGATCATGATATACCTGTTCAGCACTACCTCCATGAATTGGTAATCACGACTTTGGTTCACCGGAAGGCTTACTATCAGCTGCATCAGTTGCTACAGTATCACGTTGTCGCTGACTCAAAACCACTCGCCTGTCTTCTACTGTCTTTGGAAAGTCTCTATCCAGCTGCTCACCAACTTGCGCTAGATATGCTCAAGCGATTAGGAAATGCTCACGAAGAAATAATGGAAGTCTTGCTATCCAAAGGACACATATTACCGGCATTACG GTATGTCAGATCGGTTGGAATAATCGATCAGGTTTCTGCTCGCAAATTTTTGGAAGCAGCAAAGACCTCGGACGATCCTAAGTTGTTTCACTCCGTTTATAAATTCTTCGAAAATCGCAATTTGAGACTCCATAACACAACTGCTTTCACAAGAGGGGAACATTGTCAAACATATGTACAgcattttaaatatttattccaaGGAACTGACAACGGCTGTAATTCAGATACAAATTCAAATGTATCGACTATGTCATC GTTTGGCTGA